The sequence below is a genomic window from Candidatus Binataceae bacterium.
CTGGAGGGGCGCGATCTGCGTTGCGAACTGCCAGTTTGGGATTATGAAGCGGTGCTGGGAGCCGAGGTCACGGTGCCCACCGCTCAGGGCAAAATTTCACTGAAGGTTCCGCCCGCCAGTCAGACCGGGCGAGTGATGCGTCTGCGGGGCAAGGGTCTGCCCGCGCGCGGCCGCGAGCCGGCGGGCGACCTGTTGTTCGAACTCAAGGTGATGGCACCGCTGGATCTGACCGAGCCCGAGCGCGCCCTGATGCGTGAATTGGCGCGGCACCGCAGTGAGCGGCACGCGCCCGATCCGCGGGCGGATCTGCTGCGGTGAGTGGCGATGGCTGAGCGAAACCGTAAGCCGCGCGCACCGTCGCGTGCGAGCAGCGCACGGCGCGAGCGCATCCTGTACACCCGCTCCGTGATCCTCAGCCTGGGGCGAATTAACGAAGCTGATTTGGCGCGCTGGGAAGCCCACGATCTGATTGGTCCAAGCCGGGTTAGCGCGGGTGAGACACTTTACGATCAGGCAGCGCTCGAACGCATCCGGCTCATCCGTTTGTTAGCGGAAGAATTGGAGGTCAATCTGCCCGGGATCGAGATTATCGTGCGGTTGCTGCAATCTTCCAGGCGGTAGCCGACATGGCGCGCCGCAATTCCCATCGGGTGGCGCGCGCGGTGGCCGCCTTCTTTGCCCGCCAGCCGCAAATGGCAGCCCAGCCACTGCTGTTGGGCTTGTCCGGCGGTCCCGATTCGGTGGCGCTGCTTCACGCCTTGCTCGCCCTGGCCCCGGCGATGCGCCCGGCGCTTTACGCCGCTCATTACAATCACGACTTGCGGCACAGTGCGGCTCGCGATGAGAACTTCGTGCGAGAACTGTGCGCCCGGCTCGGGGTTCCCCTGCAAGTCGGCCACGCGTGCGATCTGGCAGGTAGCAACCTGGAGGCGCGCGCGCGCCAGGCCCGCTATCGCTATCTGACCGAAGCGGCAGAGCGCGTCGGGGCCGCGCACATCGCGGTGGCTCATCAAGCCGAGGATCAAGCCGAAACCGTTCTGATGCGGTTGCTGCGTGGCGCGGGTGTGACTGGGCTGGGGGCGATGGCGCCAGTGGGTCCCGGTCGTTTGGTTCGGCCGCTATTGGAAGTGCGCCGCGCCGAGATCCTCGACTATCTGGCCGCGATCGGCGCCAATTATGTGGAAGACGACAGCAACGCTTCGCTGGTTCCCGAGCGTAATCGCGTGCGGCTTCGCCTGATCCCACTTTTGGAGACGGACTTTTCCCCAGGCCTGAGCGCCCGCTTGTGTGCATTGGCTGCCGAGATGCGCTCGGTTGGCAGCCTGCTAGAAAGCTTGGCCGACCAATTTTTAAGCACTGCCACGGACGCGCACGGTGACCTGGAGATCGAGCGGCTGCAGGCCTTGCCCCAAGCGCTGGCGCTTGCGGCCCTGCGGGCCTACGTCGAGCGACAGGTGGGCAGCCTGTCCCATTTCGACCGCAGCCACTTCGAAGCGCTCTACCGTCTATGTATTAAGGGGAAACCCAATGGACGGCTGGACTTGCCCGGTGGCTGGCGCGGCTGGCGCCAATACGGCAGACTTAGGATTGTCGGTCAGATTCCTGCCAAGCGCTCGCTCGAGTTCGAGAGGGAGTTGCACGCGGGGGCCCGGGTGGATCTGGCAGGGCTCACGATCGAAGCATGGCTGCGGCCTGCGGTGGGTGAGCTGAGGCCGCGCAGCGAGGACGAGGCGCTGTTTGACGCCGATGTTTTGGAGGATGGCTTGCGGGTGCGAAACTGTCGCCCGGGAGACCGCATTGTTCCTTTGGGAATGCGCGGGCGGCGCAAGCTCAATCGAATCTTCATCGAACGGCGCGTGGCCCCGGCTTTGCGCGCGGGTTGGCCGCTGTTGGTGTGGAGGGATGAAGTAGTGTGGCTGCCAGGCTTGGTGCGCTCCAATGCGGCGCTGGTGAGCGCGCGGACCAAGCGGGTACTGCAGGTGCGAATGAGCGTTGCGCCGAATTTGAACCGCGTGCTAGCGTCTAGATGAAAATGAATCAATTTTCGCGCAGCATCGCTCTCTGGCTGGTGCTGGGCCTGATGTTCCTGCTGCTGTTCAATATCTTCAGCCGGCAACAGACTCGCGAACCGGAGATAATCTTTTCGGATTTCCTCAATCAGGTCGACAAGAACCAGGTTGCCCAAGTCACAATCCAAGGCAACTCCATCCACGGTCGCACCACTGCGGGTGAGCATTTCAAGACTTACGCCCCACACGACCCCGACTTGGTCCAAACCCTGCGCGCCAAGGGCGTGCGGATAGCGGCCAAGCCCGAAGAGGGCGACCCGTGGTGGATGGTGGCGTTAGTGCAGTGGTTTCCCATGCTGCTGCTGGTGGCGGTGTGGATCTTCTTCATGCGGCAGATGCAGATAGGCGGCGGCAAGGCGATGTCCTTTGGTAAGAGTCGCGCGCGTCTGCTCAACGAAAATACCCACAAGGTTACTTTTGCCGACGTCGCCGGCATCGATGAGGCCAAGGATGAGCTAGAGGAAATCATCCAGTTTCTGCGCGATCCCAAGCGCTTTACTAAGCTGGGTGGGCGCATCCCCAAGGGCGTCCTGCTGGTGGGACCGCCGGGGACTGGCAAGACCTTGCTGGCGCGTGCAATCGCGGGTGAAGCCGGTGTGCCCTTTTTCTCGATCTCGGGTTCGGATTTCGTCGAGATGTTCGTAGGCGTGGGCGCCTCGCGCGTGCGCGATCTGTTCGTGCAAGGCAAGAAGCACGCGCCCTGCAT
It includes:
- a CDS encoding chaperone modulator CbpM translates to MAERNRKPRAPSRASSARRERILYTRSVILSLGRINEADLARWEAHDLIGPSRVSAGETLYDQAALERIRLIRLLAEELEVNLPGIEIIVRLLQSSRR
- the tilS gene encoding tRNA lysidine(34) synthetase TilS translates to MARRNSHRVARAVAAFFARQPQMAAQPLLLGLSGGPDSVALLHALLALAPAMRPALYAAHYNHDLRHSAARDENFVRELCARLGVPLQVGHACDLAGSNLEARARQARYRYLTEAAERVGAAHIAVAHQAEDQAETVLMRLLRGAGVTGLGAMAPVGPGRLVRPLLEVRRAEILDYLAAIGANYVEDDSNASLVPERNRVRLRLIPLLETDFSPGLSARLCALAAEMRSVGSLLESLADQFLSTATDAHGDLEIERLQALPQALALAALRAYVERQVGSLSHFDRSHFEALYRLCIKGKPNGRLDLPGGWRGWRQYGRLRIVGQIPAKRSLEFERELHAGARVDLAGLTIEAWLRPAVGELRPRSEDEALFDADVLEDGLRVRNCRPGDRIVPLGMRGRRKLNRIFIERRVAPALRAGWPLLVWRDEVVWLPGLVRSNAALVSARTKRVLQVRMSVAPNLNRVLASR